A window from Fragaria vesca subsp. vesca linkage group LG5, FraVesHawaii_1.0, whole genome shotgun sequence encodes these proteins:
- the LOC101294950 gene encoding uncharacterized protein LOC101294950 — MAKVNKLRRKSDSQSLRRTPYVLRAVKDVCAKKKSAKPLKKKDWEDVNCSVCMESPHNAVLLLCSSYDKGCRPYMCATDHRYSNCLEQYQKAYTKVSSIQNSQEWDLSVGYLGFNSSEGEPIEKGEKPELLCPLCRGQVKGCTVVERARKHLNAKKRTCLQDKCSFSGTYRELKKHVKSKHPLARPRAVDPVLQEKWKKLEGERERNDVISTIMSSTPGAVVLGDYVLEPNHDGIYSDSDSELDDYIDDLGFGPFVGLSGALFSQRRFQTDYDSLDDDDDFSRAAASISSVAPRRSFPRNRVIFGRPRRRRRNREERAPGRFV, encoded by the coding sequence ATGGCCAAAGTCAACAAGTTGCGCCGCAAATCTGACTCTCAGTCCTTGAGGAGGACACCATATGTGCTAAGGGCTGTTAAAGATGTCTGTGCGAAAAAGAAATCTGCCAAACCATTGAAGAAGAAAGATTGGGAAGATGTGAACTGTTCAGTGTGTATGGAATCTCCTCACAATGCAGTTCTCCTCCTTTGTTCCTCTTATGATAAGGGATGCCGCCCTTATATGTGTGCTACTGACCATCGCTATTCCAACTGTCTTGAACAATACCAAAAAGCATACACAAAGGTATCTTCTATTCAGAATTCGCAAGAGTGGGATTTATCAGTTGGATATTTAGGTTTCAATTCTAGTGAAGGGGAGCCCATTGAGAAAGGGGAGAAACCAGAGCTTCTATGCCCACTTTGTCGTGGGCAGGTTAAGGGTTGCACAGTGGTGGAACGTGCAAGGAAACATCTTAATGCCAAGAAGAGAACTTGCCTGCAGGATAAGTGCTCATTCTCTGGAACTTATAGAGAACTCAAGAAACATGTCAAGTCAAAGCACCCATTGGCACGGCCCCGGGCAGTGGATCCTGTACTGCAAGAAAAATGGAAGAAGCTTGAGGGCGAAAGAGAGAGGAATGATGTAATCAGCACCATAATGTCTTCTACACCAGGGGCAGTGGTCCTTGGGGATTATGTGTTGGAGCCTAACCATGATGGCATTTACAGTGATTCCGATTCTGAACTAGATGACTACATTGATGATTTGGGTTTTGGGCCATTTGTGGGTCTAAGTGGTGCTCTTTTCTCACAGCGGAGGTTTCAAACGGACTATGACTCTTTGGATGATGATGATGATTTTTCACGTGCTGCAGCTTCTATTTCTTCTGTTGCACCTCGACGCAGTTTCCCAAGAAACCGGGTGATATTTGGTAGGCCAAGGCGGCGTCGTAGAAACAGAGAAGAACGTGCACCTGGACGATTTGTGTGA